Sequence from the Ziziphus jujuba cultivar Dongzao chromosome 9, ASM3175591v1 genome:
tctttgatgggttttcttatatattttgaatcatTTTTTCAATTCTGAAAATGAGTTTTTGGTTCCTATGGAGGTTTGGACCATttgggtttttcttcttttaatggGGTTGTTCATGTTTGTAGATATTGATCATTAGGTTGTTTATCTTATTCAGACTCTTAAATTCCTTTTTTGGTCtgatttttcattgtttttttttttttttttttttttatgcagcgATTCTGACTCTGAAGGAGGAGTTAACGCAATGTGCAGTACCAAATGCTGAACCAGTGCTTGAGGAATTCATACCATTGAAGAAAGATTGTGATGAAAACGAAGAGCAAAACAATGACAATAAAGAAAAGGACTGTAAAGACAAGAAGAATTGGATGAGTTCTGTGCAGTTATGGAACACTGATGATTATCCCACAACTGATTTCAAAATTGATCCAAAACTTACTTCTAAAACAGAAATTAAGGTATACTACCAAAACTtcgtgaaaaaaaaatttgcaccaAAAATAACTACTGAATGTTACCTTTTTGATTGCAAGAAATTTGATCAATTGTATCTAATAAGGTCTATCATATATAAAACtgacttgtttttctttttgtcttttgttcTATGGcagagaaatgaaaaagaatatgGATTTACAACTGAGGATCCAGTCCACTGTAGTAGGAATAGGACCGGAGGAAGGTCATTTATACCATTTAAGGCTTACTCTGCTTTTCCTGGCATTAGAAAGGAAGATAAGGATGAATTGCCGGTTCATGGGCTTTCTTTGCTCACTCCGGGTGTAAAGAATCCAAAGGAAGAATCTGGTTCCAGTGGCTCCAGATCCACTTCTAGCAGAGCAGTCTCATcctctgctgctgctgctgctgcagtTAATGTTCAATCCAACTTGCGAGCCGGGCAGCAGCAACCACAACAGCAGACTTCCCGGAAACAGAGAAGGTGCTGGTCACCGGAGTTGCATAGGCGATTTGTCAGTGCCTTGCAGCAACTCGGTGGTTCACAAGGTTAGACATTGATGTTGAAATCTGATAGTAGTTTGGCAAATGATTTTATCCTTACTATTAAATTGGAGTTGGGTTTCGTAATGAAAGAGGAAAAGAAGGAAATTAAGTGGGTTTGGTTCAATTATTTCATTTAGTTTCCAAGTTATGGATTCTTATTATTCTTCAGCAGAACTCTGTTTGGCTTGATTGAAGGAGCTAAGTGTGGGGCAATTAAGCTACAAAGATACTGCCATGGCCAATTTAATCTTTGAAGACTGATCTTAGATATGAAGTTGGGATATACTTTTGTAACGCTTTTCATCCTTAAGATATAGTATGAAACTGTATATGTAAGACAATTGATTGAACCTGGGAAAGTAAAAGGGATAGGAAAATTGAGTCTGTGTTGTCATAGCTAACATCCATGAATCTATTGCTAGTCCAGTGTTCAAATTCATATTGTCCTTGCATGTATCAACAATCTAACTTTGTGTTTTCTTGGATCTTTTGCAGTGGCCACTCCAAAGCAAATTAGAGAACTCATGCAGGTTGATGGCTTGACTAATGATGAAGTGAAGTCTCATCTGCAAGTAGGTCCAAATTTTTCCATTCATTTGTTTGGTGTTTGGGAAAAATGAGAgagaaggaaatttttttttttttttttggttattgttattttgtctATAAAGCCTTTTCCTTCGATTCTCATATTTTTCCACAAAAATTCGATGGCGTTTTGAGACTTTTTATCAACTCTTTGACATGTGGAGTTGCTGaaattaaatcattaattttttattttttattttttctctcgtCAACGCAGAAATATCGACTTCACACACGAAGACTTCCAGCCTCCTCAGCAGCCCCAGCGAATCAGTCTATTGTAGTTTTGAGTGGTCTATGGATGTCCCAAGACCAGTATGGTGATTCTTCAAAGGCTAGCAGTTCACAATCGGGTTCACCTCAAGGTCCTCTCCAATTAACAGGAACTGGTGGGACTTCAACAACAGGGTGTGATAGtatggaagatgatgaagatgcaAGATCAGAGGGCTATAGCTGGAAAAGTCATGTTCATAAACCTGGAAATGATGATGTATAGAGTTTATCCATCATGAATTTtgcagattaaaaaaaagaaaatttacacGTGGGAGGAGTTTgattaatataagaaaataatacataatacATATAAGGATGAActtgagtgagagagagagagagagagagaggctatGAAAGTTTTGTAGAATTAGTTTTCCCTTCCTTTCTATCTTGAACAtgagtatttttttgtttctatcaTAGAGTTGTTTCTAGGACTTTTGTCAAGATCCTCGTCACCctgaaacaaacaaaagaacaaTGCCAATTTTCGTGCATAAGGCTCGTCGTTTTCTATATGGCATCTTTTTCCGTTTGAGAACTcttttactaaacaattaaacatTCATTTCCAGGTAAAATTTATTGTTCCAAAATGTCCCATTGCAAGGAAGTCACTAAAACAAGTTGGGTTTGCATTTGAACTGAAATAGGATAAACCAACTCCTACAAGTTTGTATCATGCTCATTATAATTGCATTAATATGCTTGTCCTACTGTGTCATAGGTATAATGTAGAGAGGTCAATAATCACATACAACATAAAccgtattaaaaatttaaacctaTAGGTTCTACAGAATAATTATTCATTATTCGATTATTAGGGGGTTTTGCACCACATCAGCAATACAAAGGCTTGTGAAACCTCCTTTGTACAATTCTTCTAGGTAGACATGATGAAGATATTGGTATAATCGTCACAAGGTGTACCGTAATTAATGCCCCATGTGGCATAGAGATAGGGAAGAAAGGAACCAGATGCTTTGAATCCAGCAgctaatattattttctatatttatatgcCAACCATAAAATAATCCAAAGAATCAAACTTTTCTTCAATTCGGTAAAATGGGTATCATCCTACCAGTTTTTCTCATTTGTATTCGGTgaatctcattttttttttttttctttttggtgaatggTGAATCTCATTTGTTGCTTAATAGAAAAAGTTACACATCAAATTGCTAAAGTCCATCAATTTCTAACTCTACTTCTTAATCCTGAAAGagggagaaaaataaaataaaataaaaaataaaaaataaaaagacatggATCAGAAATTGTCTTTCATTTACTTCACATTCCACGCCACCAAGTATCAACTTTTTAACAACTTTTTAACGTGTGAAAAAAGTCACCACTCTTATATCTCACATTTTCTTTTACCCATTTTCAGATTCCTGCCTTATGAGGCAGAGAAGGTTAATTATGGTATTTACAAGAAGATTGTGGCTTATTTCAAAACTTTAGTTTTACCATTTTAGACACTTTATTCTTCCTTAAAGCATCGAGAATGAGTCAAATATACCTAGCACcagaggtttttttatttttatttttattattattattattttttttataataataataactttcttacATGTTAGCCTTTAGGCTCATGAGTATAATAATGGGAATAGTTATCTGAAATAAAGCAACTATTGTACTTACCAATATGAGGAAAAGCATAAGTTGGAACAACAATGATTCATTTTCAATGTcttgagaaaaaagaaagagagattaATTTCAatgttgaaaattggtggatGGTAGTGTTTTGGTTGTACAAGATATAGGACAAGATCC
This genomic interval carries:
- the LOC107411267 gene encoding transcription factor HHO6; the encoded protein is MGSVLAELSLDFRPTFVPKTIRDFLKEVSMIRNVPERVAKFDDFLKRLEEEMRKIDAFKRELPLCMLLLNDAILTLKEELTQCAVPNAEPVLEEFIPLKKDCDENEEQNNDNKEKDCKDKKNWMSSVQLWNTDDYPTTDFKIDPKLTSKTEIKRNEKEYGFTTEDPVHCSRNRTGGRSFIPFKAYSAFPGIRKEDKDELPVHGLSLLTPGVKNPKEESGSSGSRSTSSRAVSSSAAAAAAVNVQSNLRAGQQQPQQQTSRKQRRCWSPELHRRFVSALQQLGGSQVATPKQIRELMQVDGLTNDEVKSHLQKYRLHTRRLPASSAAPANQSIVVLSGLWMSQDQYGDSSKASSSQSGSPQGPLQLTGTGGTSTTGCDSMEDDEDARSEGYSWKSHVHKPGNDDV